A portion of the Oreochromis niloticus isolate F11D_XX linkage group LG10, O_niloticus_UMD_NMBU, whole genome shotgun sequence genome contains these proteins:
- the b3gat1b gene encoding galactosylgalactosylxylosylprotein 3-beta-glucuronosyltransferase 1 encodes MPKRRDIVAIILIVLPWTLLITVWHQSTLTPLLTARKDDRTDGHSNSRNTFAFKESCSLQNRDIVEVVRTEYVYSRPPPWSDILPTIHIITPTYSRPVQKAELTRLANTLLHVVNLHWILVEDSQRRTSLVSHLLHNTGLNYTHLNVETPRNYKVRGDTRDPRIPRGTIQRNLALRWLRETFSVNNSQPGVVYFADDDNTYSLELFEEMRSTKKVSVWPVAFVGGLRYESPKVNTLGKVFGWKTVFDPHRPFAIDMAGFAVNLQLILSKPQAYFKLRGVKGGYQESSLLKELVTLSDLEPKAANCTKVLVWHTRTEKPVLVNEGKKGFTDSNVEI; translated from the exons ATGCCGAAGAGACGAGACATCGTTGCCATTATATTGATCGTGTTGCCTTGGACACTACTCATCACTGTTTGGCACCAGAGCACCCTCACTCCTCTGCTTACTGCTCGAAAGG ATGACAGAACTGATGGTCACTCCAACTCCAGAAACACCTTTGCTTTTAAGGAGTCATGCTCGCTTCAGAACCGGGACATTGTGGAGGTGGTACGCACAGAATACGTGTACAGTCGCCCTCCACCCTGGTCGGATATATTGCCCACTATCCACATTATCACTCCCACTTACAGCCGCCCGGTGCAGAAAGCAGAGCTGACACGGCTGGCCAACACTTTGCTTCATGTGGTCAACTTGCATTGGATCCTGGTAGAAGACTCCCAGAGGCGGACCAGTCTGGTTagtcatcttctccacaacacAGGGCTCAACTACACCCACCTCAATGTGGAGACACCTAGGAACTATAAGGTACGCGGGGACACCAGGGACCCCAGAATACCACGTGGTACCATACAGAGGAACCTAGCTCTCCGGTGGTTACGGGAGACCTTCAGCGTAAATAACAGCCAGCCTGGGGTTGTCTACTTTGCAGATGATGACAACACATATAGCTTGGAGCTGTTTGAGGAG ATGCGTTCCACTAAAAAGGTGTCGGTGTGGCCCGTGGCTTTTGTGGGTGGCCTGCGTTATGAGTCGCCCAAAGTGAACACCTTGGGGAAGGTGTTTGGCTGGAAAACTGTATTTGACCCGCACCGGCCCTTTGCTATTGACATGGCTGGGTTTGCGGTGAACCTGCAGCTCATTCTGTCCAAACCTCAGGCTTATTTCAAGCTGCGTGGGGTAAAGGGAGGATATCAGGAGAGCAGCTTATTAAAAGAGCTGGTCACTCTCAGTGACTTGGAGCCTAAAGCTGCTAACTGCACTAAG GTATTAGTATGGCACACAAGGACAGAGAAGCCTGTGCTGGTAAATGAGGGCAAGAAAGGATTTACAGACTCTAACGTAGAGATATGA
- the LOC100709839 gene encoding beta-galactosidase-1-like protein 2 isoform X2, which translates to MELWVILRPGPYISSELDLGGLPSWLLQDSSMRLRTTYPGFIQAVNTFFDKLIPKLVPLQFKKGGPIIAVQVENEYGSFGKDQSYMLFIKEALQSRGISELLLTSDKHNTLKSGGVDGALRTVKLQKLNQRNIQELTAIQPNNPTMVMDYWTGWYDIWGELHHVLPPEDMVSTVREVLRRGMSVNLYMFHGGSSFGFMSGALADPSYRALVPSYDYDAPLSESGEYTSKYHLLRDLLSRYKNTGGSDSLPDMPVLHYREAYEPAIMYQHLSLWDALSFTEGPFKSAKPVNMENLPVNNRNGQSYGYTLYETIITRGGLLQSGDNVRDRALVFVDRSYIGLFKRRSLELAVPDGKGRRTLSLLVENCGRVHQGRELDKQRKGLVGDILLNNIPLRDFTIYSLDMKPSFIDSLYQAPWKSLSETPSFPGFFMGRLFAYGYPSDTFVKLPGWEKGVVFINGFNLGRYWSIGPQQTLYLPGPFLNSGINQVIVFEEQEGDFKVHFEDEADLGMAADIQ; encoded by the exons ATGGAACTGTGGGTGATTTTGCGTCCAGGGCCCTACATTTCCTCTGAGCTGGACCTAGGAGGACTGCCGAG CTGGCTCCTCCAAGACAGCAGCATGAGACTGCGGACGACGTACCCAGGGTTCATTCAGGCTGTCAACACTTTTTTTGACAAGCTGATACCAAAACTGGTTCCATTGCAG ttCAAGAAAGGAGGTCCAATCATTGCAGTGCAAGTGGAAAACGAGTATGGCTCCTTTGGAAAGGATCAGAGTTATATGCTCTTCATTAAAGAG gctcTGCAGTCCAGAGGGATCAGCGAACTGCTGCTCACATCAGACAAGCACAACACGTTAAAGTCTGGGGGTGTGGATGGAG CCCTCAGGACAGTGAAGCTTCAGAAGCTAAATCAGAGAAACATCCAGGAGCTGACTGCTATCCAG CCCAACAACCCCACCATGGTGATGGATTACTGGACCGGCTGGTATGATATCTGGGGAGAGCTCCACCATGTGCTGCCCCCAGAGG ATATGGTATCCACTGTAAGGGAAGTTCTGAGGAGAGGCATGTCTGTCAACTTGTACATGTTCCACGGAGGATCCAGTTTTGGCTTCATGAGTGGAGCACTTGCCGATCCCTCATACAGAGCTTTAGTCCCCAGCTATG ATTATGACGCTCCTCTGTCTGAATCTGGGGAATACACTTCAAAGTACCATCTTCTCAGGGATTTACTTTCTCGATACAAAAACA CAGGAGGCTCTGACAGTCTCCCGGACATGCCAGTCCTGCATTACAGGGAGGCTTACGAACCAGCTATTATGTACCAGCACCTTTCATTATGGGATGCTTTAAGCTTCACAGAAGGA CCATTTAAGTCCGCCAAACCAGTAAACATGGAAAATCTACCTGTGAACAACAGAAATGGACAGTCCTATGGCTACACTCTGTATGAGACTATTATCACGAGGGGAGGGCTGTTACAGTCAGGGGACAATGTCAGAGACCGTGCCCTG GTGTTCGTAGACAGAAGCTACATTGGCCTTTTCAAGCGCCGGAGTCTGGAGCTGGCGGTTCCTGATGGTAAG GGACGTCGTACCTTAAGTTTATTGGTGGAGAACTGTGGACGAGTTCACCAGGGAAGGGAGCTTGACAAGCAACGTAAAG gACTAGTGGGAGACATTTTATTAAACAATATCCCCTTGAGAGATTTTACAATATACAGCCTGGATATGAAACCCAGCTTCATTGATAG TCTTTATCAAGCACCCTGGAAAAGTCTTTCTGAAACCCCCAGCTTCCCTGGATTTTTCATGGGCAGACTGTTTGCATATGGGTATCCAAGTGACACGTTTGTGAAGCTGCCA GGCTGGGAGAAAGGTGTTGTGTTTATCAATGGGTTCAACCTTGGGCGCTACTGGTCCATTGGCCCCCAGCAGACTCTCTACCTCCCAGGTCCTTTTCTCAACAGTGGAATCAATCAG GTCATTGTGTTTGAGGAACAAGAGGGAGACTTCAAGGTCCACTTTGAGGATGAGGCTGATCTTGGCATGGCTGCTGACATCCAGTGA